A window of the Haloarcula litorea genome harbors these coding sequences:
- a CDS encoding shikimate dehydrogenase, producing MDVYGLVGNPVGHSLSPPMHEAGYEALGLDARYVTFEPPADAGEAAVEAAETLGVAGLNVTIPFKRDVLAAVDPAPLAERIGAVNTVDFSGETPRGYNTDAVGAVRAFEHHGVDLSGTAVVVGAGGAGRAVAFGLADEGVTVGIANRTESTAHDLAAEVPDATGHGLDELPDLLADADLLVNCTSVGMDEDASPVPAEALHADLAVLDAVYSPIETRLLRDAADAGATTVDGAWMLLYQGVAAFELWTGSDAPVAAMNEALRAEL from the coding sequence ATGGACGTCTACGGACTCGTCGGGAACCCGGTCGGACACTCGCTGTCGCCGCCGATGCACGAGGCCGGCTACGAGGCGCTGGGGCTGGACGCGCGGTACGTCACGTTCGAACCGCCCGCAGACGCGGGCGAGGCGGCCGTCGAGGCCGCCGAGACGCTCGGCGTCGCCGGGCTGAACGTCACCATCCCGTTCAAGCGGGACGTGCTCGCCGCCGTCGACCCGGCCCCGCTGGCCGAGCGCATCGGCGCGGTCAACACCGTCGACTTCTCGGGCGAGACCCCGAGGGGGTACAACACGGACGCGGTCGGGGCGGTCCGGGCGTTCGAGCACCACGGCGTCGACCTGTCGGGGACGGCCGTCGTCGTCGGCGCGGGCGGCGCGGGTCGGGCGGTGGCGTTCGGCCTCGCCGACGAGGGCGTGACGGTCGGGATCGCCAACCGGACCGAGTCGACGGCCCACGACCTCGCCGCCGAGGTGCCGGACGCGACCGGCCACGGGCTGGACGAGCTCCCCGACCTGCTGGCCGACGCCGACCTGCTCGTCAACTGCACGAGCGTCGGGATGGACGAGGACGCGTCGCCGGTCCCCGCCGAGGCGCTCCACGCCGACCTCGCGGTGCTGGACGCCGTCTACTCGCCGATCGAGACGCGCCTGCTGCGGGACGCGGCCGACGCCGGCGCGACGACCGTCGACGGCGCGTGGATGCTCCTCTACCAGGGCGTGGCGGCGTTCGAGCTGTGGACCGGTTCGGACGCACCGGTCGCCGCGATGAACGAGGCGCTGCGGGCCGAGCTCTGA
- a CDS encoding sodium:calcium antiporter, with protein sequence MSRLRHPLVQVGIAVLLTAGWVFVSLRGVDLGVFATVGITGLAVLGSSFLLAWAAETAEEDVPRAFAIAVLAILAVAPEYAVDALFAWQAGAGGATIEACGQLTAAQIEAGETPLARACHSANLAIANMTGANRILIGIGWAGIALFTVWRSASTNDPSVTSRDGLLADVVELDKGISTEIAFLFAATLWAFFVPLGGGIGGLDTLLLVGLYVSYIVLVLKSDKDTEEPTVGVPKYFQDWSLPWRPLVVILLFLYSGLMIFTAVEPFAHGLEEIGLQIGVPSFFMIQWIAPLASESPELIVVAVLVNKARSTAGFNALISSKLNQWTLLIGTIAVIYSIALGAYGVLPFDARQSAEIWITAGQSFFALAILCNFEISLREALVLFLLFISQVLLEFALIQEYLTLPIGSHDLLLVYTAVYIAAGVALFAVRRESLRELIERATDTFRTAVGRDPVYPDRAD encoded by the coding sequence GTGAGCCGTCTCCGTCACCCCCTCGTCCAGGTCGGCATCGCCGTGCTCCTGACCGCGGGCTGGGTCTTCGTCTCCCTCCGCGGCGTCGACCTCGGCGTCTTCGCGACCGTCGGGATCACCGGGCTCGCGGTGCTCGGATCGTCGTTCCTGCTGGCGTGGGCCGCGGAGACGGCGGAGGAGGACGTCCCGCGGGCGTTCGCCATCGCCGTCCTCGCCATCCTCGCCGTCGCCCCCGAGTACGCCGTCGACGCGCTGTTCGCCTGGCAGGCCGGGGCCGGCGGGGCCACCATCGAGGCCTGCGGCCAGCTCACCGCCGCACAGATCGAGGCCGGCGAGACGCCACTCGCCAGGGCCTGTCACTCGGCGAACCTCGCTATCGCCAACATGACCGGTGCCAACCGCATCCTCATCGGCATCGGGTGGGCCGGCATCGCCCTCTTCACCGTCTGGCGGTCCGCGTCGACGAACGACCCGTCGGTGACCAGCCGGGACGGCCTCCTCGCCGACGTGGTCGAGCTCGACAAGGGCATCTCGACGGAGATCGCGTTCCTGTTCGCCGCGACGCTGTGGGCCTTCTTCGTCCCGCTCGGCGGCGGCATCGGCGGGCTCGACACCCTGCTGCTCGTCGGGCTGTACGTCAGTTACATCGTCCTCGTCCTCAAGTCCGACAAGGACACCGAGGAGCCGACCGTCGGCGTCCCGAAGTACTTCCAGGACTGGTCGCTGCCCTGGCGACCGCTGGTCGTTATCCTGCTGTTCCTGTACTCCGGGCTGATGATCTTCACGGCCGTCGAGCCGTTCGCCCACGGCCTGGAGGAGATCGGGCTGCAGATCGGGGTGCCCTCCTTCTTCATGATCCAGTGGATCGCGCCGCTGGCCAGCGAGTCACCGGAGCTCATCGTGGTCGCCGTCCTCGTCAACAAGGCCCGCTCGACGGCCGGCTTCAACGCGCTCATCTCCTCGAAGCTGAACCAGTGGACGCTGCTGATCGGCACCATCGCGGTCATCTACTCCATCGCGCTGGGTGCCTACGGCGTGTTGCCCTTCGACGCGCGCCAGTCCGCCGAGATCTGGATCACCGCAGGCCAGTCCTTTTTCGCGCTGGCGATCCTCTGTAACTTCGAGATCTCGCTGCGGGAGGCCCTGGTGCTGTTCCTCCTGTTCATCTCGCAGGTCCTGCTGGAGTTCGCGCTCATCCAGGAGTATCTCACCCTGCCGATCGGAAGTCACGACCTGCTGCTGGTCTACACGGCCGTCTACATCGCCGCCGGCGTCGCGCTGTTTGCCGTCCGCCGCGAGTCGCTCCGGGAGCTGATCGAGAGGGCCACGGACACGTTCCGAACGGCCGTCGGCCGCGACCCGGTCTACCCCGACCGGGCCGACTGA
- a CDS encoding D-aminoacyl-tRNA deacylase — translation MLGVVVSRADEASAHVGERLLDRAAWTQTTDDSRPDGEGGGTVYRTDGAVLREFDALHLDIERAADAFDDPDLLVFASRHAGETGPLLTAHHTGNFGAADFGGDPGSFARACPNAHRAVVTALAEHAPDGYEVGMECTHHGPTEVGAPSMFVEVGSDEAQWRDPDAADAVARAILSLRGVASDAGETIGPERHLVGLGGGHYAPRFERVLRETDWAVGHVAADWSLDALDEWADGAADREAVLDRAFAASAAEFALLDADRPALESTVEGLGYRVVDETFVRTTSGVPLSLVAELESAVGSVDEGLRFGDAATGGVESWAVVDVPADLLAEARGVDPEAVRSWVESETVAFGTEQNGTVVAGPVVVSAGDGRDDVVDVLADALRSRYDSVERDGGEVVARERTFDPELAREAGVPEGPAFGRLSAGEPVEVDGEEIRPESVRSERIRRFTL, via the coding sequence ATGCTCGGCGTCGTCGTCTCCCGGGCGGACGAGGCCTCCGCACACGTCGGCGAGCGACTGCTCGACCGCGCCGCGTGGACCCAGACGACCGACGACAGCCGACCGGACGGCGAGGGCGGCGGCACCGTCTACCGGACCGACGGCGCGGTGCTCCGCGAGTTCGACGCGCTCCACCTGGACATCGAGCGCGCGGCCGACGCCTTCGACGACCCGGACCTGCTCGTCTTCGCCTCCCGGCACGCCGGGGAGACGGGGCCGCTCCTGACCGCCCACCACACCGGGAACTTTGGCGCGGCCGACTTCGGCGGCGACCCCGGATCGTTCGCCCGCGCCTGCCCGAACGCCCACCGGGCGGTCGTGACCGCACTCGCCGAGCACGCACCCGACGGCTACGAGGTCGGGATGGAGTGTACCCACCACGGCCCGACCGAGGTCGGCGCGCCCTCGATGTTCGTCGAGGTCGGCAGCGACGAGGCGCAGTGGCGCGACCCAGACGCGGCCGACGCCGTCGCCCGTGCGATCCTCTCGCTCCGTGGCGTCGCCTCCGATGCGGGCGAGACGATCGGACCCGAGCGACACCTGGTCGGCCTCGGCGGCGGCCACTACGCGCCCCGCTTCGAGCGCGTGCTCCGCGAGACGGACTGGGCGGTCGGCCACGTCGCCGCGGACTGGTCGCTTGACGCCCTCGACGAGTGGGCAGACGGCGCGGCCGACCGCGAGGCGGTCCTCGACCGCGCGTTCGCGGCCAGCGCCGCCGAGTTCGCGCTGCTTGACGCCGACCGGCCCGCGCTCGAATCGACCGTCGAGGGGCTGGGCTATCGGGTCGTCGACGAGACGTTCGTCCGGACGACCAGCGGCGTCCCGCTCTCGCTCGTCGCGGAACTGGAGTCGGCGGTCGGGAGCGTCGACGAGGGGTTGCGGTTCGGCGACGCCGCGACCGGCGGGGTCGAGTCCTGGGCGGTCGTCGACGTGCCCGCGGACCTGCTGGCCGAGGCACGGGGCGTCGATCCCGAGGCGGTCCGGTCGTGGGTCGAGAGCGAGACCGTCGCCTTCGGCACCGAACAGAACGGGACGGTGGTCGCCGGTCCGGTCGTCGTTTCCGCTGGAGATGGCCGCGACGACGTGGTCGACGTCCTCGCCGACGCGCTCCGCTCGCGCTACGATTCGGTCGAGCGCGACGGGGGCGAGGTGGTGGCCCGCGAGCGGACCTTCGACCCCGAACTCGCGCGCGAGGCTGGCGTGCCCGAAGGCCCGGCGTTCGGCCGCCTCTCGGCGGGAGAGCCCGTCGAGGTCGACGGCGAAGAGATACGGCCGGAGAGCGTACGAAGCGAACGTATACGTCGATTTACGCTGTAA
- the pabB gene encoding aminodeoxychorismate synthase, component I, with product MSSVVTDRESFARVAADADADGAARVPVAVEVAVDDPFVAYRRAREGVGGVYLATTGGQSGWGYFGTAPADFREVGADDGSALAALADVVDADDLARGDCEVPYPCGAVGWLSYDVARELEALPESAVDDRALPRLQVATYDRLAAWEEPRGDGPVTLTVTACPRLDEFESVGLAYEFGKQHALDLARAAIEGDPGVEAPPVEADTAAFEGDCTREAFAERVRTVKRYVREGDTFQANVSQRLTAPAAVHPVEAFDALRAVNPAPYSALIEFPGVDLVSASPELLLDVDGDRIVTEPIAGTRPRGETPETDDDLATDLLADEKERAEHAMLVDLERNDLGKVSRFGSVDVTDYRRVDRYSEVMHLVSEVTGDLRDDASLRDAVAAVFPGGTITGAPKPRTMEIIDEVEATRRGPYTGSIGIFGFDGRATLNIVIRTLVRYADEYHLRVGAGVVHDSDPDSEYEETLDKGRALVTAVDEALGRRADLSVEGSR from the coding sequence ATGTCATCGGTGGTGACCGACCGGGAATCGTTCGCGCGGGTGGCGGCCGACGCCGACGCCGACGGGGCCGCCCGCGTCCCCGTCGCCGTCGAGGTGGCCGTCGACGACCCCTTCGTCGCGTACCGGCGTGCGCGCGAGGGCGTCGGGGGCGTCTACCTCGCGACGACCGGGGGCCAGTCCGGGTGGGGGTACTTCGGGACGGCACCGGCCGACTTCCGCGAGGTCGGAGCCGACGACGGGTCGGCGCTCGCGGCGCTCGCCGACGTTGTCGACGCCGACGATCTCGCCCGGGGCGACTGCGAGGTGCCCTACCCCTGCGGGGCCGTCGGCTGGCTCTCCTACGACGTGGCCCGCGAACTGGAGGCGCTGCCCGAGAGCGCCGTCGACGACCGGGCGCTGCCGCGGCTCCAGGTCGCCACCTACGACCGGCTCGCCGCGTGGGAGGAGCCGCGGGGCGACGGTCCGGTGACGCTCACCGTCACCGCCTGCCCGCGACTCGACGAGTTCGAGTCCGTGGGGCTGGCCTACGAGTTCGGTAAGCAGCACGCGCTGGACCTCGCACGGGCGGCGATCGAGGGAGACCCCGGGGTCGAAGCACCACCGGTCGAGGCCGACACCGCCGCCTTCGAGGGGGACTGCACGCGCGAGGCGTTCGCCGAGCGCGTCCGGACGGTCAAGCGGTACGTCCGCGAGGGCGACACCTTCCAGGCCAACGTCTCCCAGCGGCTGACCGCCCCGGCGGCGGTCCACCCCGTCGAGGCGTTCGACGCGCTCCGGGCGGTGAACCCCGCACCCTACTCCGCACTTATCGAGTTCCCCGGCGTCGACCTCGTCAGCGCCAGCCCCGAACTCCTGCTCGACGTCGACGGCGACCGGATCGTCACCGAACCGATCGCCGGCACCCGCCCACGGGGCGAGACGCCCGAGACCGACGACGACCTGGCGACGGACCTGCTGGCCGACGAGAAGGAGCGGGCCGAACACGCGATGCTGGTCGACCTGGAGCGCAACGACCTGGGGAAGGTGAGCCGCTTCGGCAGCGTCGACGTGACCGACTACCGCCGGGTCGACCGCTACTCCGAGGTGATGCACCTCGTCTCCGAGGTGACGGGGGACCTGCGCGACGACGCGAGCCTGCGGGACGCCGTCGCGGCGGTCTTCCCCGGCGGTACCATCACCGGCGCACCGAAGCCCCGGACGATGGAGATCATCGACGAGGTCGAGGCGACGCGGCGCGGCCCCTACACCGGCTCGATCGGGATCTTCGGCTTCGACGGCCGGGCGACGCTGAACATCGTCATCCGGACGCTGGTCCGGTACGCCGACGAGTACCACCTCCGGGTGGGGGCCGGCGTCGTCCACGACTCCGACCCCGACAGCGAGTACGAGGAGACGCTAGACAAGGGCCGGGCGCTCGTGACCGCCGTCGACGA
- a CDS encoding helix-hairpin-helix domain-containing protein, giving the protein MGLLEKLKSALGLDGTESASDGSAGDVDVTVEREPSTDDEDAVKGTDTATDESDGEATAADDTSEDVGEADAGEAEPVPTDDADIDAETDAEPDIPEAEPDEGSDDPVTEIKGIGPAYAKRLQGIGIDTVGDLAGADAGEIASETDLSESRVSGWIEQAETY; this is encoded by the coding sequence ATGGGTCTGCTGGAGAAACTGAAATCCGCGCTCGGTCTCGACGGGACCGAGTCCGCGTCCGACGGCTCGGCCGGGGACGTGGACGTCACGGTCGAGCGCGAGCCGTCTACCGACGACGAGGACGCCGTCAAAGGGACCGACACCGCGACCGACGAGAGCGACGGCGAGGCGACAGCCGCCGACGACACCTCCGAAGACGTCGGCGAGGCCGACGCCGGCGAGGCCGAACCGGTGCCGACGGACGACGCGGACATCGACGCCGAGACCGACGCGGAGCCGGACATCCCCGAAGCCGAACCGGACGAGGGGAGCGACGACCCCGTCACCGAGATCAAGGGGATCGGGCCGGCCTACGCCAAGCGTCTCCAGGGGATCGGCATCGACACCGTCGGTGACCTCGCCGGGGCGGACGCGGGGGAGATCGCCTCGGAGACCGACCTCTCGGAGAGCCGCGTCTCCGGCTGGATCGAGCAGGCCGAGACGTACTGA